A section of the Petrimonas sulfuriphila genome encodes:
- a CDS encoding ABC transporter permease: MKTLKFLIEKEFKQMFRNPLIPRLIVLFPIMVLLVFPWAVSFEIKNIRVDVVDHSKSVYSKRLTDKIAASQYFILHDTPPDYNAAMLNMENDETDMILEIPASFDVDLVKRRESGVGVAVNSVNGTQGLLGSNYVMQIVNDFSSELRGELTQTLPPQSRVSLMRLKKMNIVPQYKYNPALDYKKFMIPGFMVLLLTILCGILPALNIVIEKENGTINQINVTPISKMNFILAKLIPYWAVGLVVMIISITLSFLIYGLWPGGGVVAVLISAIVFILSVSGLGIIISNYSETMQQASFLVMFFILILVLLGGMFTPVSSMPAWAQAIAAINPFNYLTTAFRMLYLNGSSLADVSGNLLALGAIAVVLNGWAVFSYKKRG, translated from the coding sequence ATGAAGACATTAAAATTCCTCATAGAAAAAGAATTTAAACAGATGTTCAGGAATCCATTGATTCCAAGGCTTATCGTGTTGTTTCCCATCATGGTGTTGCTGGTTTTCCCGTGGGCAGTAAGTTTTGAGATAAAAAACATCCGCGTGGATGTGGTTGATCACAGCAAAAGCGTCTATTCCAAAAGACTAACCGACAAAATAGCTGCTTCACAGTACTTTATTTTGCACGACACCCCACCCGATTACAATGCGGCGATGCTGAATATGGAAAACGACGAAACCGATATGATCCTGGAGATACCCGCTTCGTTTGATGTGGATCTGGTGAAAAGAAGAGAGTCGGGCGTAGGGGTTGCTGTGAACTCGGTAAACGGGACTCAAGGGCTGTTGGGCAGCAATTATGTCATGCAAATCGTGAACGATTTTTCGTCGGAGCTGCGTGGGGAATTAACGCAGACACTGCCGCCCCAATCACGGGTGTCCCTCATGCGCCTGAAAAAGATGAATATTGTCCCGCAGTACAAGTACAACCCTGCACTGGATTACAAAAAATTTATGATTCCGGGCTTTATGGTGCTGCTGCTTACGATTCTGTGTGGCATTTTGCCGGCACTCAATATTGTAATAGAAAAAGAGAACGGCACCATTAACCAGATCAACGTGACGCCGATAAGCAAGATGAACTTCATCCTTGCCAAGCTCATACCTTATTGGGCCGTCGGCCTTGTTGTGATGATTATCTCCATTACCCTGTCGTTCCTGATCTACGGCTTATGGCCCGGCGGGGGTGTGGTGGCAGTGCTTATTTCGGCCATTGTCTTCATCCTCTCCGTGTCGGGCCTGGGAATCATCATTTCCAACTATTCGGAGACCATGCAACAGGCCAGTTTCCTGGTGATGTTCTTTATCCTGATCCTGGTCCTGCTGGGAGGCATGTTCACCCCGGTCTCAAGCATGCCCGCATGGGCTCAGGCAATCGCGGCCATCAACCCTTTCAACTACCTGACGACAGCCTTCCGAATGCTTTACCTGAACGGCAGCAGCCTGGCTGATGTCTCCGGGAACCTGCTGGCATTGGGAGCAATAGCCGTAGTATTGAATGGATGGGCAGTATTCAGTTATAAAAAGAGAGGATAA
- a CDS encoding ABC transporter permease, which produces MKQFIAFVKKEFRHIIRDNRTLLIILGMPVVEVLLFGFAVNMEVQNIRVAVYDPTPDAFTTGIAERIRQNSYFNYRGSVQTMDEMEESMRKGELDLAVVFQQNFQKELVHSGEADVQLLSNSSDPNRGSIAATYATAIIAGFQREQTDLIQIPFQIQTENRMIYNPLMKSSYMFVPGIMGLVLMIICTIMTSVSIVREKERGTMEVLLASPLKQGTMIFAKTIPYMVISFIDFVIILLLSYFVLDVPVNGSLLLLFFVAILYITLTLSYGLTVSTLVDKQVNAVIFSAITAMIPVLMLSGMIFPVDNMPGALQALSAIVPARWFIEAVRKVMIQGLGMTIAWKEMLVLAGMTLFLLGVTIMKTKKRLE; this is translated from the coding sequence ATGAAACAATTTATAGCATTTGTAAAAAAAGAGTTCCGGCATATCATCCGGGACAACAGGACCTTGCTGATAATCCTGGGGATGCCTGTAGTGGAAGTTCTGTTGTTCGGCTTTGCCGTAAACATGGAGGTACAGAACATTCGTGTGGCCGTCTACGACCCCACTCCCGATGCTTTCACCACGGGCATCGCGGAACGGATACGGCAGAACTCCTACTTCAATTATCGGGGAAGCGTTCAAACCATGGATGAAATGGAAGAGTCGATGCGGAAAGGTGAGCTCGATCTGGCAGTGGTCTTTCAGCAAAACTTCCAGAAGGAGTTGGTGCACTCGGGAGAAGCTGACGTACAACTGCTTTCCAACAGTTCCGACCCAAACCGGGGCTCCATCGCGGCAACCTATGCCACGGCTATCATAGCGGGATTTCAACGGGAACAAACCGACTTGATACAGATACCGTTTCAGATCCAGACTGAGAATCGGATGATCTACAATCCGCTGATGAAATCATCCTATATGTTTGTACCGGGCATCATGGGGTTGGTACTGATGATCATTTGCACCATCATGACCTCGGTGTCAATCGTCCGTGAAAAAGAGAGAGGGACCATGGAGGTACTCCTCGCATCTCCGTTGAAACAGGGAACCATGATCTTCGCAAAGACCATTCCCTATATGGTGATCTCTTTTATCGACTTTGTCATTATTCTGCTTCTGAGCTATTTTGTGCTGGACGTGCCTGTCAACGGCAGCCTCCTGTTGCTGTTTTTCGTTGCTATCCTCTACATAACCCTAACTTTGTCATATGGATTGACCGTTTCCACACTGGTAGACAAACAGGTCAATGCGGTCATCTTCTCGGCTATCACCGCCATGATTCCCGTGCTTATGCTATCAGGGATGATCTTCCCGGTAGATAACATGCCCGGGGCATTGCAGGCACTGTCGGCCATAGTACCAGCACGTTGGTTTATTGAAGCCGTGAGAAAAGTGATGATCCAGGGACTGGGAATGACCATAGCCTGGAAAGAAATGCTCGTATTAGCGGGAATGACGCTGTTCCTGCTGGGAGTTACCATTATGAAGACTAAAAAGAGGCTGGAGTAA
- a CDS encoding ABC transporter ATP-binding protein: MSKKVIEVFNLTKKFGNFTAVDRISFDVKEGEIFGFLGANGAGKTTAMQMLCGISMPTAGEGTVAGYDIIKENERIKRNIGYMSQKFSLYEDLKVWENIRLFGGIYGLSDKTIAEKTNELLKQLDFEQERNTLVKYLPLGWKQKLAFSVAIFHEPRIVFLDEPTGGVDPAMRRQFWEMIYDAADRGITVFVTTHYMDEAEYCNRVSIMVDGRIDALDTPAELRRRFSADSMDEVFRQLARKAKRGD; this comes from the coding sequence ATGAGCAAAAAAGTTATCGAGGTATTCAACCTGACAAAAAAGTTTGGCAATTTCACGGCCGTGGACCGCATCTCTTTTGATGTGAAGGAAGGTGAGATTTTTGGTTTTCTGGGTGCCAACGGCGCGGGTAAAACCACTGCCATGCAAATGCTTTGCGGTATCAGCATGCCGACGGCAGGAGAAGGAACCGTAGCTGGTTATGATATCATTAAAGAAAATGAACGGATTAAACGGAATATAGGATACATGAGCCAGAAATTCTCCCTGTACGAAGACCTGAAAGTTTGGGAGAATATCCGCCTGTTCGGGGGTATCTACGGGTTATCTGATAAAACAATTGCGGAAAAGACGAACGAGTTGTTGAAGCAATTGGATTTTGAACAGGAGCGCAACACCCTGGTGAAATACCTCCCGTTGGGATGGAAACAAAAACTGGCTTTTTCCGTGGCCATCTTTCATGAGCCCAGGATTGTCTTTCTGGATGAACCTACGGGCGGAGTTGACCCGGCCATGCGTCGGCAGTTCTGGGAGATGATCTACGATGCGGCCGACCGGGGGATCACCGTTTTTGTAACCACGCACTACATGGACGAAGCTGAATACTGCAACAGGGTATCGATCATGGTGGATGGCCGTATCGACGCCTTGGACACACCGGCCGAGTTACGCCGCAGGTTCAGCGCCGACTCCATGGATGAGGTATTTCGACAATTGGCACGTAAAGCAAAGAGGGGGGACTAA
- a CDS encoding ABC transporter ATP-binding protein — MIEVKDLHKSYGRQGKVNALNSISFTVDDGEIFGVIGPDGAGKSSLFRILASLILPDSGSAIMNGHDVVKDYRKIRQIIGYMPGRFSLYQDLSVEENLVFFATLFNTTVEENYHLIKDIYQQIEPFKKRRAGALSGGMKQKLALSCALIHKPEILILDEPTTGVDPVSRKEFWDMLGRLKEQGITILVSTAYMDEASRCDRIALIREGEFIANDTPQGIIDDYPEILWAVEGTGMSALLGELRAHDKVKSSFAFGDKIHITVEKSLQTEELKRYLANKKFNDVRIAPIAPTVEDCFMALTS, encoded by the coding sequence ATGATTGAAGTAAAGGATTTACATAAAAGTTACGGCAGGCAGGGTAAGGTGAATGCCCTGAACAGCATCTCTTTCACAGTAGATGACGGGGAGATATTCGGTGTAATCGGCCCGGACGGAGCCGGCAAATCATCACTCTTCCGGATCCTGGCATCACTGATCCTGCCCGATAGCGGTTCGGCAATAATGAATGGGCACGACGTGGTGAAGGATTACCGGAAGATACGACAGATTATCGGTTACATGCCGGGCCGGTTCTCACTCTATCAGGATCTGAGCGTGGAGGAGAACCTGGTATTTTTCGCCACGCTCTTCAATACAACCGTAGAAGAGAACTACCACCTGATCAAAGATATTTACCAACAAATCGAGCCCTTTAAAAAACGGCGTGCCGGAGCGCTCTCGGGCGGAATGAAACAGAAGCTGGCCCTTAGCTGCGCACTGATCCATAAACCGGAGATCCTGATCCTGGACGAGCCTACCACAGGGGTAGACCCGGTCTCAAGAAAGGAGTTCTGGGATATGCTGGGTCGGCTGAAGGAGCAGGGGATCACCATTCTGGTGTCGACAGCATATATGGATGAAGCGAGCCGTTGCGACAGGATAGCGCTGATCCGTGAAGGGGAATTTATTGCAAACGACACCCCACAAGGAATCATTGATGATTATCCGGAGATACTCTGGGCAGTGGAAGGAACCGGCATGTCGGCACTGCTCGGTGAGCTGCGCGCTCATGATAAGGTAAAGAGCAGTTTCGCGTTTGGCGACAAGATTCACATCACCGTAGAAAAAAGCCTGCAGACGGAAGAGTTGAAGCGATACCTGGCGAACAAAAAATTCAACGACGTACGTATCGCTCCCATAGCGCCCACTGTGGAGGATTGTTTTATGGCATTGACAAGTTAG
- a CDS encoding efflux RND transporter periplasmic adaptor subunit, with amino-acid sequence MKLFRLLTTLSALFLLFSCSNGKGDYDATGSFEATEIIVSSQANGRILELGLNEGDQLEQGQEVGLIDSTQLYLQKMSLLSNAKGVRAQQPDIKAQTAALQEQIKSLEREKARLGRLVTANAANQKQLDDIDSQLEVVRRQLSALTSTLQKSSDNISAQSSTLDIQVAQLEDQLDKTRIVSPISGTVLNRYAEAGELATIGTPLFKIADTGILFLRAYVTNDQLAQIKLNGEVTVRVDDGHGGMKSYKGRINWISDKSEFTPKTIQTKNERANLVYALKIAVPNDGFLKIGMYGEVKL; translated from the coding sequence ATGAAACTATTTAGATTACTAACAACATTATCCGCCTTGTTCCTGCTCTTTTCATGCAGCAACGGCAAAGGCGACTATGACGCTACCGGATCGTTTGAAGCAACGGAAATTATCGTCTCATCACAGGCGAATGGACGCATTTTAGAGCTGGGGCTGAATGAGGGAGATCAGCTGGAACAAGGGCAAGAAGTGGGACTCATCGACAGCACCCAGCTCTATCTGCAAAAAATGTCCTTGCTCTCCAACGCGAAAGGTGTCCGTGCCCAGCAGCCCGATATAAAAGCGCAGACGGCAGCTTTACAGGAGCAAATCAAATCATTGGAGCGGGAAAAAGCACGGTTAGGGAGATTGGTTACCGCCAATGCCGCCAATCAGAAACAGCTGGACGACATTGACTCCCAATTGGAGGTTGTGAGGAGGCAGCTATCGGCGCTGACATCCACATTACAAAAAAGCAGTGATAATATTTCCGCACAAAGCTCCACGCTCGATATTCAGGTCGCACAACTGGAAGATCAACTGGACAAGACCCGTATCGTCAGCCCTATTTCGGGGACCGTACTCAACAGATATGCAGAGGCAGGTGAGCTGGCTACCATAGGTACTCCCCTATTCAAAATTGCCGATACCGGAATCCTATTCCTGAGGGCCTACGTGACAAATGATCAGCTGGCACAAATCAAACTGAACGGTGAGGTGACGGTACGGGTTGACGACGGGCACGGCGGAATGAAGTCATACAAGGGCCGGATCAACTGGATATCCGATAAATCGGAGTTTACTCCCAAGACCATTCAGACCAAGAATGAACGGGCTAACTTAGTGTATGCGCTGAAAATTGCCGTCCCGAACGATGGTTTCCTGAAGATCGGCATGTATGGAGAGGTTAAGCTTTAA
- a CDS encoding TolC family protein produces the protein MRLKIFLFFAALIWLNSSLVSSQVITLSEIQKMAEANYPAIARYDIIEKTKDFSIANANRGFLPQGTVSAQATWQSDVTWIDMEMPEGIPPLYFPVPDQDQYRVVAELNQLIWDGGNISAQKKSLKAGAEVEKKQLDTEVYALRERVNNLYFGILLMKGNLQQHEILENELQRNYDNVQTYVQNGVANDVDLSTVKVEQLKAGQQRIQLESTLDAYIRMLSVLTGELLEKNTTFVKPNPEVELISPIINRPELKMFTAQEEAAESQKSLLKAKNMPKLSAFAQGGYGKPGLNMFDTKFSPYFLGGIRLSWNIGNLYTYGNDKKKIDLQKQSVNTQKETFLYNLKVQIPQQQLEIEKYKKTMLDDDEIIRHQTLIREAAEVKVENGTMTVSDLMKEVNSEEAVKQAKTLHEVQYLMSIYSLKHTINQ, from the coding sequence ATGAGATTAAAAATATTCCTCTTTTTTGCAGCATTGATCTGGCTGAACAGTTCGCTTGTATCGTCACAGGTTATCACACTGAGTGAGATTCAAAAGATGGCGGAAGCAAATTACCCGGCCATAGCGCGATACGACATCATTGAGAAAACAAAGGATTTCAGCATCGCGAATGCTAACCGGGGGTTTCTGCCGCAGGGCACAGTGAGTGCCCAGGCTACCTGGCAGTCCGATGTGACTTGGATAGATATGGAGATGCCGGAAGGGATACCGCCCCTCTATTTTCCAGTGCCCGACCAGGACCAGTACCGCGTGGTGGCAGAACTGAACCAGCTTATATGGGACGGAGGCAATATCTCAGCACAGAAAAAAAGTCTGAAAGCCGGTGCGGAAGTAGAAAAGAAGCAGTTGGACACAGAGGTTTACGCCCTGAGAGAGCGGGTAAATAATCTCTATTTCGGCATTCTGCTGATGAAGGGAAACCTGCAGCAACATGAGATCCTGGAAAATGAACTGCAGCGCAACTACGATAACGTGCAAACCTATGTGCAAAACGGCGTAGCTAACGACGTTGACTTGAGCACAGTAAAGGTAGAACAGCTGAAAGCAGGACAACAGCGGATTCAGTTGGAATCTACGTTAGATGCTTATATACGGATGTTATCCGTGCTCACCGGAGAACTGCTCGAAAAGAATACGACATTTGTAAAACCAAATCCCGAAGTAGAATTGATATCTCCCATCATCAATCGTCCCGAGTTAAAGATGTTCACCGCACAGGAGGAGGCCGCTGAATCGCAAAAATCGCTCCTGAAAGCCAAAAACATGCCAAAGTTGTCCGCCTTTGCACAGGGAGGTTACGGAAAACCGGGACTCAACATGTTCGACACCAAATTTTCCCCCTACTTTTTGGGAGGGATCCGCCTCTCATGGAACATTGGCAATCTATATACATACGGTAACGACAAGAAGAAGATCGATCTGCAAAAACAGTCGGTAAACACGCAAAAGGAGACTTTCCTGTATAATCTGAAAGTACAGATACCGCAGCAGCAGTTGGAGATTGAAAAATATAAAAAGACCATGCTGGACGATGACGAGATCATACGCCATCAAACGCTGATCCGTGAAGCTGCCGAGGTGAAAGTGGAAAACGGCACCATGACGGTATCCGACCTGATGAAGGAGGTCAATTCGGAAGAGGCGGTCAAGCAGGCGAAAACATTGCATGAAGTTCAATACCTCATGTCGATCTATTCACTGAAACATACAATAAATCAATAA
- a CDS encoding TetR/AcrR family transcriptional regulator, with amino-acid sequence MNIKPRQLEIIEATGKLLTTSGLNGLTIKNLALEMNFSESAIYRHFSSKEEIIITLLKYLNETVNKIFKESSASGDFEKDFTALFRKLTTYFMENPFYVVAVFSEGLMNESARIGERILQLMNNLTKHVRTIIGEGQKKGLITRSLTSEQIVEIIIPAFRHQLFRWKISNFESDVAQSIESLAGSLLLLLKERTD; translated from the coding sequence ATGAACATTAAACCGAGGCAACTGGAAATTATCGAGGCAACTGGGAAACTCCTCACAACTTCGGGTTTAAACGGCCTGACGATCAAGAACCTGGCTTTGGAGATGAATTTCTCCGAAAGTGCTATTTACAGGCATTTTTCAAGTAAGGAAGAAATCATCATCACTTTGTTGAAATACTTGAATGAAACTGTGAACAAGATTTTTAAAGAATCTTCCGCATCGGGAGATTTTGAAAAAGATTTTACGGCACTTTTCAGAAAACTGACCACTTATTTTATGGAGAACCCATTCTATGTAGTTGCTGTCTTTTCTGAAGGGCTGATGAATGAGAGTGCCCGGATTGGAGAGAGAATTCTTCAGCTGATGAATAATTTAACGAAACATGTACGAACCATTATAGGCGAAGGCCAGAAAAAAGGCCTTATAACCCGTTCGCTGACGTCGGAGCAGATCGTGGAGATTATCATTCCTGCCTTCAGGCATCAACTGTTCAGGTGGAAGATAAGCAATTTTGAATCGGACGTGGCACAGAGCATCGAATCTTTGGCAGGCTCACTGTTGCTGCTTCTGAAGGAGCGTACAGATTAA
- a CDS encoding patatin-like phospholipase family protein gives MKKTLSILLIICGITLTLPGQELQRKKVGVVLSGGGAKGFAHVGVLKVLEEAGIPIDYIAGTSMGAVVGGLYAAGYSSDLIDSLIKIQDWSYLMRDDIYRKHQHASRRDHQKRYIISLPYQLKFREKRGKVTLPPGVYAGQNIYTLFLKLTAGYQHDLDFDDLPIPFGCVAADVRSGREVVLREGSLPEALRASMAIPGMFTPVEKDSMLLIDGGVINNFPVDLVRSMGADRVIGVIFPPDEEAMEKSRGSITEVTEQLWNFVGQEKRRRNIADTDLLITPEVHSFGMMDFQRPAIDTIISRGKEAAAAKRDELIALKQSLGIQEVAPKVKPGKNSYIGLDTLVINSIRIEGVSPRETSQIARWIDIDKNSVTKEELDEMTARIYSSGWFSRVYYRLEGEHPFDLVFTVEVKESNTLNLGIHFDSNDMAAILANTTIRLNTSLNSLFDITARLSRDPYLMVDYSINKGIFYKGGISYKISSNDLSIYERGSLSYNLGVTRNALNLVFSEFYFGNIMLQLKAAMEHFHFYKALRNEFDPRHTEPNDQLYINYLINGVYDNLNRIDFPTSGQYFSFQYSLHTDNFVQLKNEIPLSVLKMNFYKPLPLTEKICITPRINARYVMNDSVPHMYRNLAGGRFDGHYLPQQISVQGSAGMEFLNNTVLLTDVTLYYNFTPKNYLYANINFTADSHHLHHLLEGKSYLGANLGYSYLSVAGPLRVELGYSSLSRRFHPYLSFGHYF, from the coding sequence ATGAAAAAAACTCTTTCCATATTACTGATAATCTGCGGTATTACTTTGACCCTGCCGGGACAGGAGCTGCAACGAAAAAAAGTGGGGGTGGTGCTCAGCGGGGGGGGCGCTAAGGGATTTGCGCACGTGGGAGTGCTCAAGGTGCTGGAGGAGGCCGGAATCCCCATCGATTATATTGCAGGCACGAGCATGGGAGCCGTTGTTGGCGGGCTCTATGCAGCGGGCTATTCCAGCGATCTGATCGATTCACTGATAAAGATTCAGGATTGGAGCTACCTGATGCGTGATGATATTTACCGGAAACACCAGCATGCCTCCCGAAGAGATCACCAGAAAAGATACATTATCTCCCTACCCTACCAGCTGAAATTCAGGGAGAAAAGAGGAAAGGTGACCCTACCTCCGGGAGTATACGCCGGGCAGAATATCTACACCCTTTTTCTGAAGCTGACTGCCGGATATCAGCACGATCTTGATTTTGATGATCTTCCCATCCCTTTCGGATGTGTGGCGGCCGATGTCCGCAGCGGCAGGGAAGTCGTCCTGAGGGAAGGAAGCCTGCCCGAAGCACTACGGGCAAGTATGGCCATACCCGGCATGTTCACACCGGTTGAGAAAGACAGCATGTTGCTGATTGACGGAGGGGTGATCAATAATTTCCCGGTGGATCTGGTACGCAGCATGGGGGCAGACAGGGTGATCGGAGTTATCTTTCCTCCCGACGAAGAGGCCATGGAAAAGAGCCGGGGAAGCATTACCGAAGTGACGGAGCAGCTCTGGAACTTTGTCGGCCAGGAAAAACGCAGGAGAAACATAGCGGACACCGACCTGCTGATCACTCCCGAGGTGCACTCGTTCGGAATGATGGATTTTCAACGTCCCGCCATCGATACCATTATCTCCCGGGGCAAGGAGGCAGCAGCCGCTAAGCGGGACGAGCTAATTGCCTTGAAACAATCGTTGGGCATACAGGAGGTTGCCCCGAAGGTTAAACCAGGGAAAAATTCCTACATCGGACTCGACACGCTGGTCATTAATTCCATACGGATCGAAGGTGTCTCACCACGGGAGACAAGTCAGATTGCCCGGTGGATTGACATCGATAAGAACAGTGTAACAAAAGAAGAGCTGGATGAGATGACGGCCCGCATATACAGTAGCGGATGGTTCTCCAGGGTATACTACCGGCTCGAGGGTGAACATCCGTTTGATCTTGTTTTCACTGTTGAAGTGAAAGAGTCAAACACCCTGAACCTTGGCATACATTTCGATAGCAACGACATGGCCGCTATACTGGCCAATACAACCATTCGGCTGAACACTTCGCTCAATTCACTGTTTGATATCACTGCCAGACTAAGCCGCGATCCCTACCTGATGGTCGATTACTCCATCAACAAAGGGATTTTCTACAAGGGGGGGATCAGTTACAAGATCAGCAGCAATGATCTGAGCATTTACGAAAGGGGTAGCTTATCGTACAACCTGGGCGTTACACGGAACGCGCTGAACCTGGTCTTTTCCGAATTCTATTTTGGCAACATCATGCTGCAGCTAAAGGCTGCAATGGAACATTTTCACTTTTATAAAGCGTTGCGAAACGAGTTCGACCCCCGCCATACAGAGCCAAACGATCAGCTGTATATCAACTACCTGATAAACGGAGTGTACGACAACCTCAACCGCATCGACTTCCCCACATCGGGGCAATATTTCTCTTTTCAGTACTCACTGCATACCGACAATTTCGTTCAACTGAAAAACGAAATCCCATTAAGCGTCCTGAAAATGAATTTCTACAAACCGTTACCGTTAACCGAAAAAATCTGCATCACTCCCCGCATCAACGCCAGGTATGTTATGAACGACAGTGTACCGCACATGTACCGCAACTTAGCGGGAGGCAGGTTCGACGGACATTACCTGCCTCAGCAGATATCCGTGCAGGGCTCTGCCGGCATGGAGTTTTTAAACAATACGGTGCTGTTGACGGATGTGACATTGTATTATAATTTCACCCCGAAAAATTACCTCTACGCCAACATCAATTTCACCGCAGACAGCCATCACCTGCATCACCTGCTTGAAGGAAAATCTTACCTGGGGGCAAACTTAGGCTATTCCTACCTTTCGGTAGCCGGACCATTGCGGGTTGAACTGGGGTATTCCAGCCTCTCCAGGAGGTTTCACCCTTATCTTAGTTTCGGACATTACTTCTGA
- a CDS encoding NnrS family protein, producing the protein MIDNQLYRYFFISALVTIFTLGCMWGAVNLLLIGLGESFHSIDYSWVLAHGHAMIFGFVGLFIMGFSFQAMPRFAGVTLRNPRLAFSTLPLLITGILLQALAHVMAPQPPYLPLGIFAGLLQLIAVAIFVWVMVRTLRGAPTKGYYNGFVYAALGWFLVAAVANPIIFSLFEAAATPEEFLFNVSSFNIPYRDIQTLGIAVVMILGVSLHILPHAYGFRTPSRRWRRFLLWGVNGAVLFGIISFTAGMTTGVHWWHAANGISYIIFLVAAIGTPIQFRLFRPLPAGSSDRSLKFIRAAFLWFIVATLLLLFGPYYMFGIYLPMTGGENPFSHAYFGAYRHALTVGFIMMMIVGVSAKVVPGFSGIDIRKTSSLWLVFILLNVGNTWRIVSQITTDFYPEAFRFIGISGFIELTALGLWGYELIRNIRAGIRLKHSPQQQDC; encoded by the coding sequence ATGATCGACAATCAATTATACCGTTATTTCTTCATAAGCGCCTTAGTTACGATATTCACATTGGGTTGTATGTGGGGAGCCGTCAATCTGCTTCTGATCGGGCTTGGGGAAAGCTTCCACAGTATCGACTACTCCTGGGTACTGGCTCACGGCCATGCAATGATCTTTGGCTTCGTGGGGCTTTTTATTATGGGGTTTTCCTTTCAGGCAATGCCCCGGTTTGCGGGAGTGACGCTTCGGAACCCCCGTTTAGCCTTTTCGACGTTACCGCTCCTGATTACGGGTATCCTGCTGCAGGCGTTGGCCCATGTAATGGCTCCCCAACCGCCGTACCTTCCGCTCGGCATTTTCGCCGGGTTGCTGCAACTTATCGCAGTGGCCATTTTTGTGTGGGTTATGGTTCGTACTCTTCGTGGCGCACCGACCAAAGGATATTACAACGGCTTTGTCTATGCGGCGCTTGGGTGGTTCCTCGTTGCTGCTGTCGCCAACCCGATTATATTCAGTTTGTTTGAAGCGGCAGCAACCCCGGAAGAATTTCTCTTCAACGTCTCCTCGTTCAATATACCCTATCGTGACATTCAAACATTAGGGATCGCCGTAGTGATGATTCTGGGGGTGTCCCTGCATATTCTCCCGCATGCCTATGGATTTCGTACACCTTCAAGGCGCTGGAGAAGATTTTTATTGTGGGGCGTGAACGGGGCCGTTCTTTTTGGCATCATCTCGTTCACGGCCGGCATGACTACCGGTGTGCACTGGTGGCACGCCGCAAACGGTATCTCCTACATCATATTCCTGGTGGCAGCCATCGGTACACCCATCCAGTTCCGCTTGTTCAGGCCGCTGCCGGCAGGCAGTAGCGACCGAAGCCTGAAATTTATCCGGGCAGCCTTTCTCTGGTTTATTGTAGCTACGCTGTTGCTGCTGTTTGGGCCCTATTACATGTTCGGCATCTATCTTCCCATGACGGGAGGAGAGAATCCATTCTCGCACGCTTACTTCGGTGCCTACCGCCATGCATTGACAGTCGGCTTTATCATGATGATGATTGTCGGTGTTTCCGCTAAGGTCGTGCCCGGTTTTTCAGGTATCGACATTCGGAAGACAAGCTCGCTTTGGCTGGTTTTCATCCTGCTCAATGTGGGCAACACCTGGCGTATTGTCTCGCAGATTACGACTGATTTTTACCCCGAAGCTTTTCGGTTTATCGGCATCTCCGGTTTTATTGAGCTCACGGCGCTGGGCTTATGGGGGTACGAACTGATCCGGAATATCCGGGCAGGTATTCGTCTTAAACACTCACCACAGCAGCAGGACTGCTGA